One Ignavibacterium sp. DNA segment encodes these proteins:
- a CDS encoding metal-dependent hydrolase, whose amino-acid sequence MPNGNVHKTAGAILGPLAYLAIHNNSQQKEKVDLGELLLSSGIGLSTARIPDILEPAIHPNHRTFFHSFVFGVILCFIIVYAWNDLKAKRCERKVMGIQNWSRYEFLDIIIMIGVGSILLHLIMDGYTPRGIPII is encoded by the coding sequence ATGCCTAATGGAAATGTACATAAAACCGCAGGTGCTATTTTAGGTCCACTAGCCTATTTAGCTATTCACAATAATTCGCAGCAGAAAGAAAAAGTTGATCTTGGCGAATTACTTTTATCTTCTGGAATCGGATTGAGCACAGCACGAATACCAGACATACTTGAGCCAGCTATCCATCCAAATCATAGGACTTTCTTTCATAGCTTTGTGTTTGGAGTGATCTTATGTTTTATAATTGTTTATGCATGGAACGATTTGAAAGCAAAGAGATGTGAAAGAAAGGTAATGGGTATTCAAAATTGGAGTAGATATGAATTTTTAGATATTATCATAATGATTGGTGTTGGTTCCATTCTATTACACTTAATTATGGATGGATATACACCTAGAGGGATACCAATTATTTAA
- a CDS encoding DEAD/DEAH box helicase, producing the protein MQKPEVIQLLKKILNNPLAEFRFGQWEAIDAVANHNKILLLVQRTGWGKSIVYLFSTKILRDSGRDITLIISPLLALMRNQLDAAKLIGITAETINSANTREWQQVINIIKSDKVDALLISPERLANENFIEEVIITLSDKIGLFVVDETHCISDGVTILDLITE; encoded by the coding sequence ATGCAAAAACCGGAAGTTATTCAGCTACTAAAAAAAATTCTTAATAATCCATTAGCAGAGTTCAGATTTGGTCAGTGGGAAGCAATAGACGCGGTTGCTAATCACAATAAAATACTGCTTTTAGTTCAGCGGACTGGCTGGGGAAAAAGTATTGTATATTTATTTTCAACAAAAATTTTGAGGGATAGTGGAAGAGATATAACGCTTATTATTTCACCACTGCTGGCTTTGATGCGTAATCAACTTGATGCAGCGAAGCTTATCGGAATAACTGCAGAAACAATCAATTCAGCAAACACAAGAGAATGGCAGCAGGTAATAAACATAATCAAATCTGATAAAGTTGATGCACTATTAATCTCACCGGAAAGACTTGCAAATGAAAATTTTATTGAAGAAGTGATAATTACGCTTTCAGATAAAATTGGTTTGTTTGTTGTAGATGAAACCCATTGTATATCCGATGGGGTCACGATTTTAGACCTGATTACAGAATAA
- a CDS encoding CoA pyrophosphatase: protein MKYSTLISKKISKEPEIIGRDRYLNSAVLIPIVELNGVENLLFQKRSLKVRQPGEVSFPGGHYESQKDNGFLSTALRETCEELGIEKKKIRILGKLGTFIGPMGVIVEAFIGKLKISSPEQLNIDTNEVERIFVLPIDFFLRINPLEFFTRVELHPSMMNENGDKLELLPVKDLGLPERYALPWTNGKHRVLVYKNSEETIWGITAELVFELINRIKSCINE from the coding sequence ATGAAATATTCTACACTCATATCTAAAAAAATATCTAAAGAACCAGAAATTATTGGAAGAGATAGATATTTGAATTCAGCAGTACTAATACCAATTGTTGAATTGAATGGTGTTGAAAATTTACTTTTTCAAAAACGTTCTTTAAAAGTAAGACAACCTGGTGAAGTTAGTTTTCCGGGTGGTCATTATGAAAGTCAAAAAGATAATGGTTTTCTTTCAACAGCTCTGAGAGAAACTTGTGAAGAACTCGGAATTGAAAAAAAGAAAATCCGGATTCTTGGTAAACTTGGTACTTTTATTGGTCCTATGGGAGTTATTGTTGAAGCATTCATAGGTAAACTTAAAATTAGCTCACCTGAACAATTAAATATTGATACAAATGAGGTGGAAAGAATATTTGTTTTACCAATAGATTTTTTTTTGCGTATAAATCCACTTGAATTTTTCACTCGTGTTGAACTGCATCCAAGTATGATGAATGAAAATGGAGATAAGTTGGAACTTCTTCCGGTTAAAGATCTTGGTTTACCTGAGCGTTATGCTTTACCCTGGACAAACGGTAAACATCGTGTACTTGTTTATAAAAACAGCGAAGAGACTATCTGGGGTATTACCGCTGAATTAGTATTTGAATTGATAAATAGAATAAAGTCTTGTATTAATGAATAA
- a CDS encoding HAD family hydrolase, translated as MNNYKHIIWDWNGTLLNDVDYSKNIINKILSDNDLPKLSLQKYREIFTFPVQDYYIAAGLDFSKTSFEILGKNFIDEYESKKLTCNLYDNAVEILSLIHQKGVTQSVLSAYLHENLVKILEHYSLTKYFDYVNGLDNIYAGSKVNIGLKLIEKIDLPGNEILFVGDTLHDAEVANAMGVDCVLIANGHQIKEKLALKHDKVFEDLNDLKNYLSLDKM; from the coding sequence ATGAATAATTATAAACATATAATCTGGGATTGGAACGGAACTTTGTTGAATGATGTTGATTATAGTAAAAATATTATCAACAAAATTCTCTCAGATAATGATTTGCCAAAATTATCTTTACAAAAATACCGTGAGATTTTTACTTTTCCGGTTCAGGATTATTATATAGCTGCAGGATTAGATTTTTCAAAAACATCTTTTGAAATTCTTGGTAAAAACTTTATTGATGAATATGAATCAAAAAAACTCACTTGCAATTTATATGATAATGCTGTTGAAATTCTTAGTTTAATTCATCAGAAAGGTGTTACCCAGTCAGTTCTTTCAGCATATCTGCACGAAAATCTTGTAAAGATTTTAGAACATTATAGTTTAACGAAGTATTTTGACTACGTAAATGGTTTAGATAATATTTATGCCGGCAGTAAGGTAAATATTGGATTAAAGCTGATTGAAAAGATTGATCTGCCTGGTAATGAAATCTTATTTGTTGGTGATACTTTGCATGATGCAGAAGTTGCAAATGCTATGGGTGTTGATTGTGTTCTGATTGCGAATGGTCATCAAATAAAAGAGAAATTGGCATTAAAGCACGATAAGGTATTTGAAGATCTAAATGATTTGAAAAATTATTTATCACTGGATAAAATGTAA
- a CDS encoding OmpA family protein — MRIFFLIIFVVFLTFEVTPQRHYEPKIFHPLSNKFGLSVDGGITYSRTDFKKNGIDFLTRASLEYYFPTLSPATFGFEIIGTAGYITGEGGASSSFQTADYRTLIYSFGAGSSFNYAIGKSFIPYLFGSISYLYFEPGDKNGNALIPSVTAFSPHKMILTGEFGTKILFSDYFGMKLAAGINYVNSDLLDGFQLGTDKDIYFHALAGLTFYFGGVKDTDGDGVRDEYDLCPDTPPFVIVDDFGCPVDTDKDGVPDYLDECPNTPVNIPVNEKGCPVDSDQDGVPDYKDLCPDTPKGVKVDERGCPEDSDGDGVPDYKDLCPNTPIGTEVNKWGCPIDEKVYEPIKKTEFILSGAVNFETGKANLLNSAYSELQKVLQVMNDYPDTKWKIEGHTDNTGRYDKNLELSKQRAESVYNYFITNGIDKSRLFTAGYSSDYPIADNSTETGRTLNRRVAIVLIDNNDESTVNTEIKPTEKQKQVDLSSSRVYNPSVERNVGKMVFTDGYLYCYQVSSFRNKGKAENESFELKNKGFNSFVVIANSPDLDGTWYRVRVGYFNTLEEALKNRSLLIKN, encoded by the coding sequence ATGAGAATTTTCTTTCTGATTATATTCGTTGTGTTTTTAACATTTGAAGTTACACCTCAAAGACATTATGAACCTAAAATCTTTCATCCACTCTCAAACAAATTTGGTCTCTCAGTTGATGGCGGAATTACCTACAGCAGAACTGACTTTAAGAAGAATGGAATAGATTTTCTTACAAGAGCATCGCTTGAATATTATTTCCCTACTCTCTCTCCGGCAACATTTGGGTTTGAAATAATCGGAACTGCAGGTTATATAACCGGAGAAGGGGGAGCAAGTTCGAGTTTTCAAACTGCTGATTACAGAACTCTTATCTATTCATTTGGTGCTGGATCATCTTTTAATTATGCTATCGGTAAATCATTTATACCATATCTTTTCGGCAGTATATCGTATTTATATTTTGAACCAGGAGATAAAAATGGTAATGCATTGATTCCATCAGTTACAGCTTTCAGTCCGCATAAAATGATATTAACCGGCGAGTTTGGAACGAAGATACTTTTTAGTGATTATTTTGGGATGAAACTGGCTGCAGGAATTAATTATGTAAACTCTGATTTACTTGATGGCTTTCAATTAGGCACAGATAAGGATATTTATTTTCATGCTCTTGCCGGATTGACATTTTATTTTGGCGGAGTAAAAGATACAGATGGAGATGGAGTACGAGATGAATATGATTTATGCCCGGATACTCCTCCGTTTGTAATTGTTGATGATTTTGGTTGTCCTGTTGATACAGATAAAGATGGTGTACCGGACTATTTAGATGAATGTCCCAATACTCCTGTAAACATTCCGGTCAATGAAAAAGGCTGTCCTGTTGATTCAGATCAGGATGGTGTACCAGATTATAAAGACCTATGTCCGGATACTCCCAAAGGAGTAAAAGTAGATGAAAGAGGCTGCCCGGAAGATTCTGATGGTGATGGAGTTCCAGATTACAAAGACCTTTGCCCAAATACTCCGATTGGTACCGAAGTCAATAAATGGGGATGCCCAATAGATGAAAAAGTTTATGAGCCAATAAAAAAAACTGAATTTATTTTAAGCGGTGCAGTAAATTTTGAAACTGGTAAAGCAAATCTTCTTAACTCTGCTTATTCTGAGCTGCAAAAAGTTCTGCAAGTTATGAATGATTATCCGGATACTAAATGGAAGATTGAAGGACATACCGATAATACCGGCAGATATGACAAAAATTTGGAGCTGTCAAAACAGAGGGCTGAATCTGTTTACAATTATTTTATTACTAACGGAATTGATAAATCAAGATTATTTACTGCTGGCTACTCATCAGATTATCCGATTGCAGATAACAGCACAGAAACAGGCAGAACACTTAACAGAAGAGTTGCAATCGTACTCATAGATAATAATGATGAGAGTACTGTTAATACAGAGATCAAACCAACAGAGAAGCAAAAACAAGTTGACCTTTCTTCATCAAGAGTTTATAATCCATCTGTTGAACGAAATGTTGGCAAAATGGTTTTTACAGATGGATATCTATATTGTTATCAGGTTTCTTCATTTAGAAACAAAGGTAAAGCCGAAAACGAATCTTTTGAACTAAAGAATAAAGGCTTCAATTCTTTTGTAGTTATTGCAAATTCACCTGATCTTGATGGAACATGGTACAGGGTAAGAGTCGGATATTTTAATACTCTTGAAGAAGCTTTGAAGAATCGCAGTTTGTTGATTAAAAATTAA
- a CDS encoding capsule assembly Wzi family protein — MKSLYSQKNFSRYLLLLTGLLSFSVSVFQNSSNIYSQVVNVPVENGIYDFLEKLNLKGIIKLDDEVKPFSRNYIAGKIVEVVNLFSEKESALNNLELEVLKFYCQEYKYEIDFLLSSSLSKQNSVVMNFFSDLNERWYLFSYSDSLFNIKFSPIASYGISTTNKLSGHSRSIGISTYGSYADWFGFSFDLRDKGEFGDNVDKNKYFSPLRGAWTKNAPNGIEYSDAKGSINFNWRWGSVSLIKDYLQWGHGKFGQLILSDKSPSYPYIQLQLKPVEWLRFSYIHGWLSSQVYDSAYFYNSYPGSISQTLIKSYIPKYIAANIVTLTPFQWLDVSAGNSVVYGGGLRPEFFLPFMFFKFLDHNSGRGDVNDANGVMYFDIAVKYPVNFKWYSTLLVDVTEIRNILDNDFRNTWIGFTLGGKTVDLVFDNLDLSIEYTRLNPWVYEHKNEVTNYKHLKYSLGHWLGQNADQFRIQLDFQLLRGLKFKLYNEYIRKGGLEEIYYAYAGMKEIELPFLYPPLRTENRLGFEFTYEYLHDLILKGSYIYSDINDQAATREPVFMIGSNNSISFTLFYGL, encoded by the coding sequence GTGAAATCATTGTATTCTCAGAAAAATTTCTCTCGATATCTTCTGCTCTTAACCGGACTTCTGTCTTTTTCAGTTTCTGTTTTTCAAAACTCTTCTAATATTTATTCTCAGGTTGTTAATGTACCTGTAGAAAATGGGATATATGATTTTCTTGAAAAATTAAATTTAAAAGGTATTATCAAACTTGATGACGAAGTAAAACCATTTTCCAGAAATTATATAGCCGGTAAAATTGTTGAAGTGGTTAATTTGTTTTCAGAAAAAGAGTCCGCCCTAAATAATCTGGAGCTTGAAGTCTTAAAATTTTATTGTCAGGAATACAAATATGAAATTGATTTTTTATTAAGCTCGTCTTTATCTAAACAGAACAGTGTTGTAATGAATTTCTTTTCTGACTTAAATGAAAGATGGTATTTATTTAGTTATAGTGATTCGCTTTTTAATATTAAATTTTCTCCCATTGCTTCTTACGGAATATCCACCACAAATAAATTATCAGGTCATTCACGTTCTATTGGAATTTCTACTTATGGAAGCTATGCTGATTGGTTCGGATTTAGTTTTGATCTTCGTGATAAAGGTGAGTTTGGCGATAACGTTGATAAAAATAAATACTTCTCTCCACTGCGCGGTGCCTGGACGAAAAATGCACCAAATGGTATAGAGTATTCTGATGCCAAAGGCAGTATAAATTTTAATTGGAGATGGGGCAGCGTTTCATTGATTAAAGATTATTTGCAATGGGGACATGGAAAATTCGGACAATTAATATTATCCGACAAATCACCTTCATACCCGTATATTCAATTACAATTGAAACCAGTTGAATGGTTAAGATTTTCGTATATACATGGCTGGCTGAGTTCTCAGGTTTATGATTCAGCTTATTTCTACAATTCTTATCCTGGTTCAATAAGCCAAACACTTATTAAAAGTTATATTCCTAAATACATTGCTGCAAACATTGTAACATTAACTCCATTTCAATGGCTTGATGTATCTGCCGGAAATTCTGTTGTTTATGGAGGTGGATTAAGACCTGAATTCTTTTTACCATTTATGTTCTTCAAGTTTCTTGATCACAACTCCGGAAGAGGTGATGTTAATGATGCAAATGGAGTAATGTATTTTGACATCGCAGTAAAATATCCAGTTAACTTCAAATGGTATTCTACTTTATTGGTTGATGTAACTGAAATAAGAAACATACTTGATAATGATTTTCGAAATACATGGATTGGATTTACTCTTGGCGGAAAAACTGTTGATCTGGTATTCGATAATCTTGATTTATCAATAGAATATACCCGATTAAATCCATGGGTATATGAGCATAAGAATGAAGTAACAAATTATAAGCATTTAAAATATTCGCTTGGTCATTGGTTAGGTCAAAACGCTGATCAATTCCGGATTCAATTAGATTTCCAATTATTGCGCGGATTGAAATTTAAACTTTATAATGAGTATATTAGAAAAGGTGGATTGGAAGAAATATACTATGCTTACGCGGGAATGAAAGAAATTGAACTACCATTCCTCTATCCGCCATTAAGAACAGAAAACAGATTAGGCTTTGAATTTACATACGAATATTTACACGATCTTATATTAAAAGGATCCTATATTTATTCAGATATAAATGATCAGGCAGCAACTCGAGAACCTGTTTTTATGATTGGGTCTAATAATTCAATTTCATTTACATTATTTTACGGACTATAA